In a genomic window of Balaenoptera ricei isolate mBalRic1 chromosome 3, mBalRic1.hap2, whole genome shotgun sequence:
- the KGD4 gene encoding alpha-ketoglutarate dehydrogenase component 4 — protein MMGSKMASASRVVQVVKPHTPLIRFPDRRDNPKPNVSEILRSAGLPSHSSSISQHSKGSKSPDWLMHQGPPDTAEIIKTLPQKYRRKPVSQEEIEFIQRGGPE, from the exons ATGATGGGCAGTAAGATGGCGTCTGCCAGCAGGGTCGTTCAG gtAGTCAAGCCACATACTCCATTAATAAGGTTCCCTGACAGAAGAGACAATCCTAAACCCAATG tgTCAGAAATTCTGAGATCAGCAGGACTACCATCTCACTCTTCTTCAATTTCACAGCATTCTAAGGGAAGTAAATCGCCAGACTGGCTGATGCATCAGGGCCCACCAGACACTGCAGAGATAATAAAAACTTTACCTCAGAAGTACAGAAGGAAACCTGTATCTCAAGAAGAAATTGAATTTATCCAA cgTGGAGGTCCAGAATAA